The Camelina sativa cultivar DH55 chromosome 16, Cs, whole genome shotgun sequence sequence AGAAAGAAGTGAGAGGAGCTGTCCCAAACCAAGACCAATGAAAGTCTTCTTGGTCCTAATCTCCTTGAAATTGGCACCCATCaccatttttctctctcttcttttaaccCTCCTTGGTAGAAGCAGAGGTTTCTGCGATTTGAAATTACGGTGAATGTAATGGATCAGAGAGGAGAGAGCGTAGGGAGGAGACTTTTAAATTCTACATTCAATGATGAGTGCTGTGTCTCCTTTGTGAGCTGTTGCCTTATTTTATTCTCAGTTTAATTGGAACAGTTTTTGCCTTCTTGGGATTGAGATagtaatttatttatacaaTGTTATAGGtgatatatagtatttatatCTTTACAAGTCAACTGGTGAGAAACAAAGACCATTTGAAACATCATATTACTATTAGTCTATTAATCTGCATCAAATACTTAAAGCCATAATTTTCTTTACAATTACCAAATTATGGGAGAGAAATATACAAACTTGTCTCCACCCAAATAGTTTGTCACAGCCAATGACATAGATACATAAAAACCTGAGGGCTTTGATTAGCTATAGGTACAGAGTTAGGTTTCAGGTGGAAGCAACTATAAGTCTGGTGCGAAGTGACTCACCATCCTCCTCATCGAGAAACATTCTTTgttcctcttcatctttctctttcctGAAAATATCAACAAAGGGGTATAAACAATTAAAGGGTGAAGAATACTGCTCTCCATGTATTGTATACCACGGGTGCAGAACAAATATTGTTCTTGAAGAAAGACTAAACAAGACTGTACATTGAGTATATGATCAGTCCAATAGCTGTAGTAGCAAATGCCAAGAAATAGAGCCAATCAACCTGACGTTTAACATACATACATAACCATTTTGATCTCATCAGCTGGTTTCTACAGACAGAAAATGTAAAAGAGTTTTCTTGATGTTTGATACAAAAAATATGAGCAGACCTTCTCGTGGTAACCAAAAGTGCGGATCAAAACAGCCCACATGTCTGATGTGAGATACGAGAGGTTGAACATTGTTGCTCCATTGGTCTGAGAAGATCATGTTCAAAagatggttatatatatatatatatatatatattcagagaCACTGTCATGGAAATCAGAGTGTTTGATCATATGGTTTCAGTTTTGTCTCATACCTGAATTAAGACTGCGACTAATGAATAAAGGAGAAATAACGCAAGAGCGACTCCAAGGTAAAGTAAAATCTGGAaccacaaaaattacaaaaaggattttaagaaaataatccTTTGGTTTGCAGAGATTAAAACGGAAATGGGTATCGCAAGTGTGGCAGCATGCTTACCGTCTCAGTTGACCAGTGAATCTCTTTGAGCACACCACGTTCCAATATGCTTCTATGGCCAAGTCAAGGAATATTCATATAGgtttaaaaaacataaagaagtaTTGGTCTTGTTGTCTGAAGGATACATCTGTACCGCAGCAACAATTGTGCCAAAAGTTCCCAAAAAGGCTAATAGTTCAATCATGTCTCCATTCTTCACAAAGAACTcctacaaaagagaaacaaggaATTCAAGTACACTAACTTTTTTAAAGTATCGTTTCGAGATATAATAAcataacttcttctttttaagtATGTGATTAGAGACTTTGTTACCTCACCGACATCACAGGCAGCAGACAAGGTTGTTCCAGCTAAAACAAGAAGATCTCCTTTAACAGGATTACTTCCACCTAAAAGCCACCATATACATTTGCTTGAATCAAGTTTCTTGGGCCAATATGTGAGTTTTTAACTTGCAGGCTTGAAGCcattgtaaatgaaaaaagGGACCATTACCAGCTCGATCCCCTGCATGGACGTCTGAGAAGACTACCATGACAACACCAAGAAAACAGATGACAACGCCACTGATCTTCATCAttctgtattttgttttcaagaaaACCCAAGTCAAGACCATAACGCAAGGGATCGCCCAGCAGTCCAGTAGCATGACACTTGTCAGTGATGTGTACTGATAAGCCTTCACCACTGTAACGAAATAACATTGTCATGAAAATGCAGGatcagaaacaaaagaagattttttttctcaccgAGAAAGTTTCCCTCCACATCAACAAAAGCAAGGAGTAAACAGTGATACCACTTCACCTACAACAATTTGTGGATTGAAGATGTTAGCAACATTTGCTAGTTATAAGATTACTCTGTTTTGGTACTCAATATTAAAACCTTGAAGTACAAACTCTcattaaatttcatataaaatatacaaaactcaCACTCGAAAGATCATTAATTCACACccaagaggaagaagcaaacATTGAATCTAAAGTTTCCAAGAAGAGAAGATCATCAGAATACATTACTGACTTTAATTCCGGGTCTTCGATACAGCATGATACCTCCATAGACGATTGCAAGTGAAAGATAACCCATGAACGACTGTGTTGTTGGAGCATTTATCCCTATAAtataaaagttttcaaatttttgtatatatatgaaatgtattaaagaaaagaaaaaaaaaatggtgaaaccTTTTCTGGTAACCTCAGACGCTGCAAACGAAAGAAATGTAGAGAGAAGCGAGATGATCTGTCCTAATCCAAGTCCAATCAGAGTCTTCTTCGCATTCATCTCATTGAAACTGAAACACACCATAACTGGTTTCTTCCTTCAATCCAACAATCCCGTGAAACCAAACTTTAACTGCAGAGGAGAGAGAAAAGTCATGGGGAGACTTTAATGAGTTTTGTCGTCGTAATAAATCATTGACTTTAATGGATTTGTCGGCAACTACATGACGTTTGTATACAATGATGAGCTTTCAAGTGACCATTATAGAGTTCTGTGGAGGAGATGCACTGTTTGTAGAATAACCAGTGTATGTGACCACAGTAGAACATCTTACATTCTAGTAGTAAGTTAAGAACAACTAAAGCAAGGAGGAGATCCTATATCAGTATAtcttatttttgataaatttgaaCAACTAAAGCAAGGTACGTGTATGTGTATGCAACCATATGACCACAATAGAACATCTTACATTCTAGTAGTAAGTTAAGAACAACTAAAAGCAAGGAGGAAAGCCTAGAATACATTTGAAGGAACTCCTAtatcttatttttgtgtttacaATTAAATTAAGAACAACTAAAGCAAGGAGGAGATCCCACAATAAGACCACTTGGCCTACAAATATATTTGGCAATAGCGATACTCGTTACTCGTTGGTTAGACGAATACCACTTGACTTTCAATGCTCATTCTCACTACAGTTTATGTTTTCCTTATAAACTAGACAAAAACTCACACAAGACACTCCAATGATCACTGATTACCCAAGACAAGAGGAAAACAGTATAACACAGAGTGAAAGAAACTTCAAAATACTGACTTGCATTGTGGATCTTCGATAGACGATAGCCAGTAACACATAACCCAGAAAAGACTGTGATGTTGGAGCATTAATCCATATAAAAGGTTTCAAATTTGCGTAAAGTCaatcaatgttttaaaaaaaaaatgggttggcttggaatttggaaaaaagGTGAAACCTTTTCTGGCGAACTCAGACGCAGTAAAGCTGATATAAGTAGAGTGAAGCTAGAGGATCTGTCCCAAAAAAGTCCAATTAGAGTATTCTTCGTCTTATTCCCATTGAAATTGAAACATCATGAAAGCTGCTGGGGGGTAATGGTAATAAATCCTCAAAGcataaaccaaaaaatgaaGAGAATCTTGAACCTTTTCTGGCGAGCTCAGAAGATGTAAAACCATTAGAAGTAGAAAGAAGTGAGCGAAGCTGTCCCAAACCAAGACCAATCAAAGTCTTTTTGGTCCTAATCTCCATAAAATAGGGACCCATCACCATTTGCTCTCTTCTTTTAAACTCTCCTTGTTAGAAGAAGCAGAGATTCTCCGGTGTGAAATTACGGTGTGTCTCAATGGAAACAAACACCATTTGAAACATCATATTTTAGCACTCAAACTAATCTGcatcaaatatattataatattcaaagccatatttttctttaaaattaccAAATTTGGGAGAGAACTATACAAGCTTGTCTGCCCCCAAAAGTTTCTGCTTcggaaaaaaataatcttatatGTCAAAGCCAATGGCATAGATAAATAAAACCCTGAGGCTTTGTCGCTTTGATTAGCTATCGGTACAGAGTTATGTTTCAGGTGGAAGCAACTATAAGGCTGCTGCGAAGTGACTCACCATCTTCCTCATCGAGAAACATTCTTTgttcctcttcatctttctctttcctGAAAATATCAACAAAGGGGTATAAACAATTAATGGGTGCAGAACAAATATTGTTCTTGAAGAAAGACTAAACAAGACTGTACATTGAGTATATGATCAGTCCAATAGCTGTAGTAGGAAATGCCAAGAAGTAGAGCCAATCAACCTGACATTTAACATACATGCATAACCATTTTATCTCATCAGCTGGTTTCTGCGGACAGAAAATGTAAGAGAGTTTTCTTGATGTTTGATGCAAAAAACAAGCAGACCTTCTCGCGGTAACCAAAAGTGCGGATCAAAACAGCCCACATGTCTGATGTGAGCAACGAGAGGTTGAACATTGTTGCCCCATTGGTCTGAGAAGGTCATGTTCaaaatatggttatatattcagaGACACTGTCATGGAAATGAGAGTGTTTGATCATATGGTTTCAGTTTTGTCTCATACCTGAATTAAGACTGCGACTAATGAATAAAGGAGAAATAACGCAAGAGCGACTCCAAGGTAAAGTAAAATCTGGAaccacaaaaattacaaaaaggattttaagaaaataatccTTTGGTTTGCAGAGATTAATAGGGAAATGAATATCGCAAGTGTGGCAGCATGCTTACCGTCTCAGTTGACCAGTGAGTCGCTTTGAGCACACCACGTTCCAATATGCTTCTATGGCCAAGTCAAGGAATATTCGTTTATGTTTAAGAAACATNACATGTCTGATGTGAGCAACGAGAGGTTGAACATTGTTGCCCCATTGGTCTGAGAAGGTCATGTTCaaaatatggttatatattcagaGACATTGGCATGGAAATGAGAGTGTTTGATCATATGGTTTCAGTTTTGTCTCATACCTGAATTAAGACTGCGACTAATGAATAAAGGAGAAATAACGCAAGAGCGACTCCAAGGTAAAGTAAAATCTGGAaccacaaaaattacaaaaaggattttaagaaaataatccTTTGGTTTGCAGAGATTAATAGGGAAAT is a genomic window containing:
- the LOC104749414 gene encoding solute carrier family 35 member F1-like isoform X3 codes for the protein MGYLSLAIVYGGIMLYRRPGIKVKWYHCLLLAFVDVEGNFLVVKAYQYTSLTSVMLLDCWAIPCVMVLTWVFLKTKYRMMKISGVVICFLGVVMVVFSDVHAGDRAGGSNPVKGDLLVLAGTTLSAACDVGEEFFVKNGDMIELLAFLGTFGTIVAAVQISILERGVLKEIHWSTETILLYLGVALALFLLYSLVAVLIQTNGATMFNLSYLTSDMWAVLIRTFGYHEKVDWLYFLAFATTAIGLIIYSMKEKDEEEQRMFLDEEDGESLRTRLIVAST
- the LOC104749414 gene encoding solute carrier family 35 member F1-like isoform X1, with product MVCFSFNEMNAKKTLIGLGLGQIISLLSTFLSFAASEVTRKGINAPTTQSFMGYLSLAIVYGGIMLYRRPGIKVKWYHCLLLAFVDVEGNFLVVKAYQYTSLTSVMLLDCWAIPCVMVLTWVFLKTKYRMMKISGVVICFLGVVMVVFSDVHAGDRAGGSNPVKGDLLVLAGTTLSAACDVGEEFFVKNGDMIELLAFLGTFGTIVAAVQISILERGVLKEIHWSTETILLYLGVALALFLLYSLVAVLIQTNGATMFNLSYLTSDMWAVLIRTFGYHEKVDWLYFLAFATTAIGLIIYSMKEKDEEEQRMFLDEEDGESLRTRLIVAST
- the LOC104749414 gene encoding solute carrier family 35 member F1-like isoform X2, with the protein product MVCFSFNEMNAKKTLIGLGLGQIISLLSTFLSFAASEVTRKGINAPTTQSFMGYLSLAIVYGGIMLYRRPGIKVKWYHCLLLAFVDVEGNFLVVKAYQYTSLTSVMLLDCWAIPCVMVLTWVFLKTKYRMMKISGVVICFLGVVMVVFSDVHAGDRAGGSNPVKGDLLVLAGTTLSAACDVGEEFFVKNGDMIELLAFLGTFGTIVAAVQISILERGVLKEIHWSTETILLYLGVALALFLLYSLVAVLIQTNGATMFNLSYLTSDMWAVLIRTFGYHEKERER
- the LOC104749414 gene encoding solute carrier family 35 member F1-like isoform X4; translation: MVMGPYFMEIRTKKTLIGLGLGQLRSLLSTSNGFTSSELARKGINAPTTQSFMGYLSLAIVYGGIMLYRRPGIKVKWYHCLLLAFVDVEGNFLVVKAYQYTSLTSVMLLDCWAIPCVMVLTWVFLKTKYRMMKISGVVICFLGVVMVVFSDVHAGDRAGGSNPVKGDLLVLAGTTLSAACDVGEEFFVKNGDMIELLAFLGTFGTIVAAVQISILERGVLKEIHWSTETILLYLGVALALFLLYSLVAVLIQTNGATMFNLSYLTSDMWAVLIRTFGYHEKVDWLYFLAFATTAIGLIIYSMKEKDEEEQRMFLDEEDGESLRTRLIVAST